GGGGCGCTGGGTGTCGGCCTGGCTTTTGTGGCAAATGCACGACCCTGAACCCAGGACAGTGCGCACTCCGGGAGTGTTTGTGCGCACCCTGAAGAATTTTCGCGAAGCCTGGAAAGACGCCACATTTCGCCAATACAGCCTGTTCGTGGCCGGTATGCAGGCCATGGTGGCCATCTCGGCCCCTTTCTTTGCGGTGTACATGTTGGAAGGGCTGCACTTCAGCTATCTGGAGTTTGTGCTCGCCAGCGTGGCCTCCGTCATAACCCAATTTGTGACCTTAAGATTTTGGGGGCGTTTCAGCGATCTCTATGGTAACCGGCTGGTGATGCTGATTACCTCAAGCCTTATCCCCAGCCTGCCGCTGCTGTGGCTGTTTTCAGATAACTATGGGTACATCTTGGCGATTCAGGCTTTTTCCGGTTTTGCCTGGAGTGGCTTTACCCTGAGCACGGCCAATTACCTGTACGACATCCGCCCGTTTCGCTCCGACTTTGCCACCTACGCCGCGGTGCAGTCGGCGTTGAGTGCGGCGTTGGTGTTTGTGGGCGCCATGGTGGGCGGCTTTATTGCCAGCCATGCAGCGGATTTCCTGAGTTTCACCGGCTGGGAGCTGGCCAGCCCCATCTTTGTGGTGTTTTTGGTGTCTACTTTCTTGCGCACTTTGGTGACGCTCTGGTTTATCCCCCGGGCGGTTGAACCCAAAGTGCGCCCAAGACCTGACTTGCTGAGGCTGGTGTTTCGCATCCGTGGCTTTAACGCCAT
This portion of the Shewanella amazonensis SB2B genome encodes:
- a CDS encoding MFS transporter, with the translated sequence MSLPIPAEETSSNDGRRTARCRWLRDTLKRSQQEAVASSAMTATSDNFFNAFAIFMGATLGQMAWVSGLPQLFGALSQLLSVWLASHFARKGFIAFCAALQALVVLSMGALAAFRPEHGVWLFIALAALYHGFINLIQPHWRAWMGAVVPPRRRGAFFAARTRLTMGASLTVFFLGGGILSLCDSAGMAWLGFSLLFSIAAMGRWVSAWLLWQMHDPEPRTVRTPGVFVRTLKNFREAWKDATFRQYSLFVAGMQAMVAISAPFFAVYMLEGLHFSYLEFVLASVASVITQFVTLRFWGRFSDLYGNRLVMLITSSLIPSLPLLWLFSDNYGYILAIQAFSGFAWSGFTLSTANYLYDIRPFRSDFATYAAVQSALSAALVFVGAMVGGFIASHAADFLSFTGWELASPIFVVFLVSTFLRTLVTLWFIPRAVEPKVRPRPDLLRLVFRIRGFNAISGVALDFLTVVKRRKD